A region of Rhizorhabdus wittichii RW1 DNA encodes the following proteins:
- a CDS encoding Formamidase (PFAM: Acetamidase/Formamidase) → MANTVEIKRSGATAKDDPNCFNRLHWALEPVAHARPGDYIVYETRDAFDDQFNWSTTPADVAACDLNRVHPMTGPVHIEGAERGDALAVTIVDIAPYDYGYTVIVPGFGFLRDVIPGPFIANWKLDRLCAVSDQIPGVRVPMCAFPGSIGVLPGKPEVAAALEREGALAAAGGFALMPEPARALPAALFAEGAPYAAEGLRTVAPRENGGNMDIKAMQVGSTVLFPVLVDGAGLWTGDIHFAQGDGEVCGTAVEMAARVTLKCEVIKGGGKNIVFPHVTGNGQLRTTEPGRFHAIVGMPVKKKGEVPPHLAYLDSPKVAALTNLSEDLTLAARDALLRMIDWISETRGYSREQAYAICAAAVDLRIGQLVDVPNIIVSAVIPLDIFVE, encoded by the coding sequence ATGGCGAACACGGTGGAAATCAAGCGCAGCGGGGCGACGGCCAAGGACGATCCCAATTGCTTCAACCGCCTGCACTGGGCGCTGGAGCCGGTCGCCCATGCCCGGCCGGGCGACTATATCGTCTACGAGACCCGCGACGCCTTCGACGACCAGTTCAATTGGTCGACCACCCCGGCCGACGTCGCCGCCTGCGACCTCAACCGGGTCCACCCGATGACCGGCCCGGTCCATATCGAGGGCGCCGAGCGCGGCGACGCGCTGGCGGTGACGATCGTCGACATCGCCCCTTATGACTATGGCTATACCGTCATCGTCCCCGGCTTCGGCTTCCTGCGCGACGTCATCCCCGGGCCGTTCATCGCCAACTGGAAGCTCGACCGGCTCTGCGCGGTGTCGGACCAGATCCCCGGCGTCCGCGTGCCGATGTGCGCCTTCCCCGGTTCGATCGGCGTGCTCCCCGGCAAGCCCGAGGTCGCCGCCGCGCTCGAACGCGAAGGCGCGCTGGCGGCGGCCGGCGGCTTCGCGCTGATGCCCGAGCCCGCCCGCGCCCTGCCCGCCGCCCTGTTCGCCGAAGGCGCGCCCTATGCGGCCGAGGGGCTGCGCACCGTGGCGCCGCGCGAAAATGGCGGCAACATGGACATCAAGGCGATGCAGGTTGGCTCCACCGTGCTGTTCCCCGTGCTGGTCGACGGCGCGGGGCTGTGGACCGGCGACATCCACTTCGCCCAGGGCGACGGCGAGGTCTGCGGCACCGCCGTCGAGATGGCGGCGCGCGTCACCCTGAAGTGCGAGGTGATCAAGGGCGGCGGCAAGAACATCGTCTTCCCGCACGTCACCGGCAACGGCCAGCTCCGCACCACCGAGCCGGGCCGCTTCCACGCGATCGTCGGCATGCCGGTGAAGAAGAAGGGTGAGGTTCCGCCCCACCTCGCCTATCTCGACAGCCCCAAGGTCGCCGCCCTCACCAACCTGTCGGAGGATCTGACCCTGGCGGCGCGCGACGCGCTGCTGCGGATGATCGACTGGATTTCCGAGACCAGGGGCTACAGCCGCGAGCAGGCCTATGCGATCTGCGCCGCCGCCGTCGACCTGCGCATCGGCCAGCTCGTCGACGTCCCCAACATCATCGTTTCCGCCGTGATCCCGCTCGACATCTTCGTCGAGTGA
- a CDS encoding Rieske (2Fe-2S) domain protein (PFAM: Rieske [2Fe-2S] domain protein), translating into MNAEHRWLEAYPELGSGPISTEPYISPEWYEKEKEKIFSKVWLCVGRANELPRPGDYKVKRIEAANTSVIVMRGKDGQIRAFHNMCAHRGNTVVTENGQETYGRNRAGVITCRFHGWVYAADGALRSVPSQERFYSCFDKGDNGLAPIHLDTWEGFLFVNVAEKPEHSLAEFLGDYAEHFRGFPFEELDYGFTYRTELDCNWKVAHDAFAEAYHVDTIHAGSFPNVFSSGLQNVKLMGPHRTCAVCLTLDAKPTPVAGIANRIAGASLVSQRGKSMLPATINPDHRPDFAFELSVLFPNTLLHVSEGIWFTHQFWPLAHNRTLWEGRYYVKAPTSNAGRWAIEHAMTLQRNAWLEDTATMEDTQRAMQSRAKMQQHLQDDEILIRHGAIIVDQYVNA; encoded by the coding sequence ATGAACGCTGAACATCGCTGGCTCGAAGCCTATCCGGAGCTCGGCTCCGGGCCGATCTCGACCGAACCCTATATCTCGCCCGAATGGTACGAGAAGGAGAAGGAGAAGATCTTCAGCAAGGTCTGGCTGTGCGTCGGCCGCGCGAACGAGCTGCCGCGCCCGGGCGACTACAAGGTCAAGCGGATCGAGGCGGCGAACACCTCGGTGATCGTGATGCGCGGCAAGGACGGCCAGATCCGCGCCTTCCACAACATGTGCGCGCATCGCGGCAACACCGTCGTCACCGAGAACGGCCAGGAGACCTACGGCCGCAACCGGGCGGGCGTGATCACCTGCCGCTTCCACGGCTGGGTCTACGCCGCCGACGGCGCGCTGCGCAGCGTACCGAGCCAGGAGCGCTTCTATTCCTGCTTCGACAAGGGCGACAACGGCCTGGCGCCGATCCACCTCGACACCTGGGAAGGCTTCCTGTTCGTCAACGTCGCCGAGAAGCCGGAGCACAGCCTGGCGGAATTCCTGGGCGACTATGCCGAGCATTTCCGCGGCTTCCCGTTCGAGGAGCTCGACTATGGCTTCACCTACCGGACCGAGCTCGACTGCAACTGGAAGGTCGCGCACGACGCCTTCGCGGAGGCCTATCATGTCGACACCATCCATGCCGGCTCCTTCCCCAACGTCTTTTCGAGCGGCCTGCAGAACGTCAAGCTGATGGGTCCCCACCGGACCTGCGCGGTGTGCCTGACGCTCGACGCCAAGCCGACCCCGGTGGCCGGCATCGCCAACCGGATCGCGGGCGCCAGCCTCGTCTCGCAGCGCGGCAAATCGATGCTGCCCGCGACGATCAACCCCGATCACCGGCCCGATTTCGCCTTCGAGCTGAGCGTGCTGTTCCCGAACACGCTGCTCCACGTGTCCGAGGGCATCTGGTTCACCCACCAGTTCTGGCCGCTCGCGCACAACCGGACACTGTGGGAGGGCCGCTATTATGTGAAGGCGCCGACCAGCAACGCCGGCCGCTGGGCGATCGAGCATGCGATGACGCTGCAGCGCAACGCCTGGCTGGAGGACACCGCGACGATGGAGGACACGCAGCGGGCGATGCAGTCGCGCGCCAAGATGCAGCAGCACCTCCAGGACGACGAGATCCTGATCCGCCACGGCGCGATCATCGTCGACCAATATGTGAACGCCTGA
- a CDS encoding Rieske (2Fe-2S) domain protein (PFAM: Rieske [2Fe-2S] domain protein), translating to MTIRLCATDDIPEGEVRQFAVDDGRTLAVYRVDGDYFATDDLCTHGDASLSEGEIEDGKILCPYHMGSFDIRTGEACAAPCSIAIKTYRLAVDGDDVLLLD from the coding sequence GTGACGATCAGGCTTTGCGCGACCGATGATATTCCCGAGGGCGAGGTCCGCCAGTTCGCGGTCGACGACGGACGGACACTCGCCGTCTACCGCGTCGACGGGGACTATTTCGCCACCGACGATCTCTGCACCCATGGCGACGCCTCGCTCTCCGAGGGCGAGATCGAGGACGGCAAGATCCTCTGCCCCTATCATATGGGCAGCTTCGACATCCGCACCGGCGAGGCCTGCGCCGCACCCTGCTCGATCGCGATCAAGACCTACCGGCTGGCGGTCGACGGGGACGACGTCCTGCTGCTCGACTGA
- a CDS encoding transcriptional regulator, AraC family (PFAM: helix-turn-helix- domain containing protein, AraC type), whose translation MMITNLDAPRDWDGTGMPLSRLARLVTTDIDEVHDHMSRMFCPHDLRIEGGNPPIAFRHHQASLKSVTFNATDYGNPYGRVVVNIPPANALYLVQFSLSGVAQIAQENSTIELSPGQMCVLDPDAQVKQTFGEGYKHFTVKMSKCGIEAVLAQELGFRPRELHFSAQPVRLQGPAAAFAHLVRTICDDLDSGIAGFTHARACGTVEEALQRLLLAAVPHNYSELFDAPPSSPAPYYVRRVEDYIREHSRDPISLEEMIAVSGVSARSLHAGFRRFRDTTPMVYLKNHRLDLAHRQLKIAADDGLSVTEVALACGFTHLSKFARDYLDRFGERPSATLKRMNAH comes from the coding sequence ATGATGATCACCAACCTGGATGCGCCCCGCGACTGGGACGGGACCGGCATGCCGCTGTCGCGGCTCGCCCGGCTCGTGACCACCGACATCGACGAGGTTCATGATCATATGAGCCGGATGTTCTGCCCGCACGACCTGCGGATCGAGGGCGGCAATCCGCCGATCGCGTTCCGCCACCATCAGGCGTCGCTCAAGTCGGTGACGTTCAACGCCACCGATTACGGCAATCCCTATGGCCGCGTCGTCGTCAACATCCCGCCGGCCAACGCGCTCTACCTGGTCCAGTTCTCGCTGTCGGGCGTCGCCCAGATCGCGCAGGAGAACAGCACGATCGAGCTGTCGCCCGGCCAGATGTGCGTGCTCGATCCCGACGCGCAGGTGAAGCAGACCTTCGGGGAAGGCTACAAGCACTTCACCGTCAAGATGTCGAAATGCGGGATCGAGGCGGTGCTGGCGCAGGAGCTGGGCTTCCGCCCGCGCGAACTGCACTTCTCGGCCCAGCCGGTCCGCCTGCAGGGGCCGGCGGCGGCCTTCGCCCATCTCGTCCGCACGATCTGCGACGATCTCGACTCGGGGATCGCCGGCTTCACCCATGCGCGCGCCTGCGGCACGGTCGAGGAGGCGTTGCAGCGGCTGCTGCTGGCGGCGGTGCCGCACAATTATTCGGAGCTGTTCGACGCGCCGCCGTCGAGCCCGGCGCCCTATTATGTCCGCCGGGTCGAGGATTATATCCGCGAACATTCGCGCGATCCGATCTCGCTGGAGGAGATGATCGCGGTGTCGGGCGTCAGCGCCCGGTCGCTCCACGCCGGCTTCCGCCGCTTCCGCGACACGACGCCGATGGTCTATCTGAAGAACCACCGGCTCGACCTGGCGCACCGCCAGCTCAAGATCGCGGCCGACGACGGCCTGTCGGTGACCGAGGTCGCGCTCGCCTGCGGCTTCACCCATCTCTCGAAGTTCGCGCGCGACTATCTCGACCGCTTCGGCGAGCGGCCCTCGGCGACGCTCAAGCGGATGAACGCGCACTAG
- a CDS encoding Asp/Glu racemase (PFAM: Asp/Glu racemase) translates to MNRRIRMIVPVPVPEAALAGFASQIPAHLVRPDISVEFTCAARGGATLDSSYEGAIADAFCLEAGARAEAEGFDAVCINSMSDSGVTALRSRLSIPVVGTAQATYLLACQLGRRFSIISMWDRWRWLYEKVLGEQGLEDRLASIRSIGVRPDTAELLAGKEDSVFPLLLDAAQAAIEQDGADLLILGSTTMHQSHAFLAERLSVPVLNPGLVAFKSCEMLLDLGLAHSKRRYPGPERTADGIFDGR, encoded by the coding sequence ATGAACAGACGGATCAGGATGATCGTGCCGGTGCCGGTGCCGGAGGCGGCGCTGGCCGGCTTCGCGAGCCAGATACCCGCGCATCTGGTGCGGCCCGACATCTCGGTCGAGTTCACCTGCGCGGCGCGCGGCGGGGCGACGCTCGATTCCTCTTATGAAGGCGCGATCGCCGACGCCTTCTGCCTGGAGGCCGGGGCGCGGGCGGAGGCCGAGGGCTTCGACGCGGTCTGCATCAATTCGATGAGCGATTCCGGCGTCACGGCGCTGCGATCGCGGCTGTCGATCCCGGTGGTCGGGACGGCGCAGGCGACCTATCTGCTCGCCTGCCAGCTCGGCCGCCGCTTCTCGATCATCAGCATGTGGGACCGCTGGCGCTGGCTGTACGAGAAGGTGCTGGGCGAACAGGGGCTGGAGGACCGGCTCGCCTCGATCCGCTCGATCGGGGTTCGGCCCGACACCGCCGAGCTGCTGGCCGGCAAGGAGGACAGCGTCTTCCCGCTGCTGCTCGACGCGGCGCAGGCGGCGATCGAGCAGGACGGCGCCGACCTGCTGATCCTCGGATCGACCACGATGCACCAGTCGCACGCCTTCCTGGCGGAGCGCCTTTCGGTGCCGGTCCTCAATCCGGGCTTGGTCGCATTCAAAAGTTGTGAAATGCTGCTCGACCTGGGTCTCGCGCACAGCAAGCGTCGCTATCCGGGTCCGGAACGGACGGCCGACGGGATATTCGACGGCCGATGA
- a CDS encoding Rieske (2Fe-2S) domain protein (PFAM: Rieske [2Fe-2S] domain protein) — protein sequence MSTQPCRFMERYPEEGRDPIPVERYTSPDYFNLERERIFRRKWLNVGQILQAPKPGDYFVADLKILDTSLLVIHGKDGRYRAFHNMCSHRGAPVAWDAQGSCKGYLACRFHGWVYDTTGKLVQISDAANFPGVKAEENGLTPVHCAVWKGFIFVNMAAEPEETLLDYLGPVAEEVGRFDFDGFTPAFSYRIDENVNWKTLQEAQLEGWHLPYLHEKTLARAVKVDGNQYRHAAIELHGMHGVLGSPPPDSFTPPPTAMLASRFGTGTVQAFGAKLDGNGEGYRFRGSFDFWHIFPNFFVGLLNGLFFTFNIWPQAVDRSVWEIKGYYPPVKTAGELFAREYSKVGLRDPMMEDCFTHELICAQLKSGAKQHIFFQDEEMLARHLSNGVDRCVRGLA from the coding sequence ATGAGCACCCAGCCTTGCCGCTTCATGGAGCGCTATCCCGAGGAGGGCCGCGACCCGATCCCGGTCGAGCGCTACACCTCGCCCGACTATTTCAACCTCGAACGCGAGCGAATATTCCGCCGCAAATGGCTGAATGTCGGCCAGATTCTCCAGGCGCCGAAGCCCGGCGACTATTTCGTCGCCGACCTCAAGATCCTCGACACCTCGCTGCTGGTGATCCACGGCAAGGACGGCCGGTATCGCGCCTTCCACAACATGTGCTCGCACCGGGGGGCGCCGGTCGCCTGGGATGCGCAGGGCTCGTGCAAGGGCTATCTCGCCTGCCGCTTCCACGGCTGGGTCTACGACACCACCGGCAAGCTGGTGCAGATCAGCGACGCCGCCAACTTCCCCGGCGTGAAGGCCGAGGAGAACGGCCTGACCCCGGTCCATTGCGCGGTGTGGAAGGGCTTCATCTTCGTCAACATGGCGGCCGAGCCGGAGGAGACGCTGCTCGATTATCTCGGCCCCGTCGCCGAGGAGGTCGGCCGGTTCGACTTCGACGGCTTCACCCCCGCCTTCTCCTACCGCATCGACGAGAATGTGAACTGGAAGACGTTGCAGGAGGCGCAGCTCGAAGGCTGGCACCTGCCCTATCTCCACGAAAAGACGCTGGCCCGCGCGGTGAAGGTCGACGGCAACCAGTATCGCCATGCCGCGATCGAGCTGCACGGGATGCACGGCGTGCTCGGCTCGCCGCCGCCCGACAGCTTCACCCCGCCGCCGACCGCGATGCTCGCCAGCCGCTTCGGGACGGGCACCGTCCAGGCGTTCGGCGCCAAGCTCGACGGCAACGGCGAAGGCTATCGCTTCCGCGGCTCGTTCGACTTCTGGCACATCTTCCCGAACTTCTTCGTCGGGCTGCTCAACGGGCTGTTCTTCACCTTCAACATCTGGCCGCAGGCGGTCGACCGCAGCGTGTGGGAGATCAAGGGCTATTATCCGCCGGTGAAGACCGCCGGCGAGCTGTTCGCCCGCGAATATTCGAAGGTCGGCCTGCGCGATCCGATGATGGAGGACTGCTTCACCCACGAGCTGATCTGCGCGCAGCTCAAGTCGGGCGCCAAGCAGCACATCTTCTTCCAGGACGAGGAGATGCTCGCCCGCCACCTGAGCAACGGCGTCGACCGCTGCGTGCGCGGCCTCGCCTGA
- a CDS encoding transcriptional regulator, LysR family (PFAM: regulatory protein, LysR; LysR, substrate-binding): MELRHLRYFVAVANERNFTRAAEVLNIAQPPLSRQIRQLEEEVAAELFDRDARPLRLTEAGRLLYEHAVHVLAGVDQLRGMMRDHAGKGRRRFVIGFVGSTLFGLLPEVIRRFRATADHVEVSVIECSTVEQIAALKEGRIDVGFGRLRFEDAAIRRIVLMEEPLVAVVPVDHPLTQVGRPLHLAELMEEPLIIYPRPARPSYADQILSIFHDLGLQPEMVQEVRELQTAIGLVAAHTGLSIVPESVQRLKRDDVAYLPIAEKAAHSPIMMIHRAGDISAELARLIEISCELHAIRAEG, from the coding sequence ATGGAGCTACGCCACCTTCGCTATTTCGTCGCCGTCGCCAACGAGCGCAACTTCACGCGCGCGGCGGAGGTGCTCAACATCGCCCAGCCGCCGCTGAGCCGCCAGATCCGCCAGCTCGAGGAGGAGGTGGCGGCCGAGCTGTTCGATCGCGACGCCCGGCCGCTGCGGCTGACCGAGGCGGGGCGGCTGCTCTACGAGCATGCCGTCCACGTCCTCGCCGGGGTCGACCAGCTTCGCGGCATGATGCGCGACCATGCCGGCAAGGGGCGGCGACGCTTCGTCATCGGCTTCGTCGGGTCGACCCTGTTCGGGCTGCTGCCCGAGGTGATCCGCCGCTTCCGCGCCACCGCCGACCATGTCGAGGTGTCGGTGATCGAATGCTCGACGGTCGAGCAGATCGCCGCGCTCAAGGAAGGGCGGATCGACGTCGGCTTCGGCCGTCTCCGCTTCGAGGACGCGGCGATCCGCCGGATCGTGCTGATGGAGGAGCCGCTCGTCGCGGTGGTGCCCGTCGATCATCCGCTGACCCAGGTGGGACGGCCGCTCCACCTCGCCGAGCTGATGGAGGAGCCGCTGATCATCTATCCGCGGCCGGCGCGGCCGAGCTATGCCGACCAGATATTGAGCATCTTCCACGACCTCGGCCTCCAGCCCGAGATGGTGCAGGAGGTGCGCGAGCTGCAGACCGCGATCGGCCTGGTCGCCGCGCACACCGGGCTTTCGATCGTCCCGGAATCGGTGCAGCGGCTGAAGCGCGACGACGTCGCCTATCTGCCGATCGCCGAGAAGGCGGCCCATTCCCCGATCATGATGATCCACCGCGCGGGCGACATCTCGGCCGAACTCGCCCGGCTGATCGAGATCAGCTGCGAGCTGCATGCGATCCGCGCCGAGGGATAG
- a CDS encoding muconate cycloisomerase (TIGRFAM: muconate and chloromuconate cycloisomerase~PFAM: Mandelate racemase/muconate lactonizing enzyme, N-terminal domain protein; Mandelate racemase/muconate lactonizing enzyme, C-terminal domain protein), which produces MKRTIRESMPFKVEKIDTWIVDIPTIRPHVLSMIAINKQVMVIVRVHCSDGIVGMGEGTTIGGLSYGDESPEGMKLTIDEYMAPLLIGREATNTASLMALVRQYVVGNHFAKNAVETALLDAEAQRAGVPLSELLGGRLRDRLPVLWTLASGDTGRDIEEAEEMLAQRRHDVFKLKIGKRALADDVAHVAAIKRAMGDRASVRVDVNQAWDEPTARRGAHMLADAGVDLIEQPLPRADREGMRRLTAYSPIAIMADEALRGPSDALDFARNRGADAFSIKPPQAGGLFAGGQLAAIAEAGHIGVYGGTMLEGSVGTIACAHLYATFAKLEWGTELFGPLLQTEEILTEPLAFREFGLDLPIGPGLGVALDMDKVHHFRRDGPSRTVVGQPIEESA; this is translated from the coding sequence TTGAAGCGAACCATAAGAGAGAGCATGCCCTTCAAGGTCGAGAAGATTGATACCTGGATCGTCGATATACCGACGATTCGGCCGCATGTCCTGTCCATGATCGCGATCAACAAGCAGGTCATGGTGATCGTGCGCGTCCATTGCTCCGACGGAATCGTCGGAATGGGCGAAGGCACGACAATCGGCGGGCTCAGCTATGGGGACGAGAGCCCCGAGGGCATGAAGCTGACGATCGACGAATATATGGCGCCGCTGCTGATCGGTCGCGAGGCGACGAACACCGCGTCGCTGATGGCGCTGGTCCGCCAATATGTCGTCGGCAACCATTTCGCCAAGAACGCGGTCGAGACCGCGCTGCTCGACGCCGAGGCGCAGCGCGCCGGCGTGCCGCTCAGCGAGCTGCTCGGCGGCCGGCTGCGCGATCGCCTGCCGGTGCTGTGGACGCTCGCCAGCGGCGACACCGGCCGCGACATCGAGGAAGCCGAGGAGATGCTGGCGCAGCGCCGCCACGACGTCTTCAAGCTCAAGATCGGCAAGCGCGCCCTGGCCGACGACGTCGCCCATGTCGCCGCGATCAAGCGGGCGATGGGCGACCGCGCCTCGGTGCGGGTCGACGTCAACCAGGCCTGGGACGAGCCGACCGCGCGCCGCGGCGCGCATATGCTCGCCGACGCCGGGGTCGACCTGATCGAACAGCCGCTGCCGCGCGCCGACCGCGAGGGGATGCGCCGGCTGACCGCCTATTCGCCGATCGCGATCATGGCCGACGAGGCGCTGCGCGGTCCGTCCGACGCGCTCGACTTCGCGCGCAACCGGGGCGCCGACGCCTTCTCGATCAAGCCGCCCCAGGCCGGCGGCCTGTTCGCGGGCGGGCAGCTCGCGGCGATCGCCGAGGCCGGGCATATCGGCGTCTATGGCGGCACGATGCTCGAAGGCAGCGTCGGCACCATCGCCTGCGCCCATCTCTACGCGACCTTCGCCAAGCTCGAATGGGGAACCGAGCTGTTCGGTCCGCTGCTCCAGACCGAGGAGATACTGACCGAGCCGCTCGCCTTCCGCGAGTTCGGCCTCGATCTTCCCATCGGGCCCGGCCTGGGCGTTGCGCTCGACATGGACAAGGTCCACCATTTCCGCCGCGACGGGCCCAGCCGGACCGTCGTCGGCCAGCCGATCGAGGAGTCCGCCTGA
- a CDS encoding muconolactone delta-isomerase (PFAM: Muconolactone delta-isomerase): MLFQVHMHVNVPTHVPAAEFDEIKAREKAYFQALQKAGKWRHIWRHVGQYSNTSIFDVESNAALHDLLMGLPLYPFMDIEVIPLCRHPSSIHDDDR, translated from the coding sequence ATGCTGTTTCAGGTCCATATGCACGTCAACGTGCCGACCCATGTTCCCGCCGCCGAGTTCGACGAGATCAAGGCGCGCGAGAAGGCCTATTTCCAGGCGCTCCAGAAGGCCGGCAAATGGCGTCACATCTGGCGCCATGTCGGCCAATATTCGAACACCAGCATCTTCGACGTGGAGAGCAACGCGGCGCTCCACGACCTGCTCATGGGGCTTCCCCTGTACCCGTTCATGGACATCGAGGTCATTCCGCTCTGCCGGCACCCCTCGTCCATCCATGACGACGACCGCTGA
- a CDS encoding catechol 1,2-dioxygenase (TIGRFAM: catechol 1,2-dioxygenase~PFAM: intradiol ring-cleavage dioxygenase; Catechol dioxygenase, N-terminal domain protein), with protein sequence MASELVQSPEIQAYLDRISGLDQEGGDRRMKQILRRVVSDLFTTIDDFDVSAEEFWAALHFMQQGAPEFGLIAPGLGFDHFLDVRMDLADKKAGTTGGTPRTIEGPLYIPGAPIEKGRARLDDGEDTGEVLVMRGTVKDLNGKPVAGAIVDVWHANTKGGYSGFDPSQKPYNNRRRIETGADGSYVFRSVVPSGYSVPPQGSTDRLLQSVGRHGNRPAHIHFFVSAPGYRHLTTQINIDGDPYLHDDFAFATHNDLIPEVVRQEDPEQIRAEQLNGPFSQIDFDFTLQKAADAAEAELMARSRAPAPAGA encoded by the coding sequence ATGGCATCCGAACTGGTGCAAAGCCCTGAAATCCAAGCCTATCTCGATCGCATTTCCGGCCTCGACCAGGAAGGCGGCGATCGGCGCATGAAGCAGATCCTCCGCCGCGTCGTGTCGGACCTGTTCACCACGATCGATGATTTCGACGTGAGCGCCGAGGAGTTCTGGGCCGCGCTGCACTTCATGCAGCAGGGCGCGCCCGAGTTCGGCCTGATCGCGCCGGGCCTCGGCTTCGACCATTTCCTCGACGTCCGCATGGACCTCGCCGACAAGAAGGCCGGCACCACCGGCGGCACCCCGCGCACCATCGAGGGCCCGCTCTACATCCCCGGCGCCCCGATCGAGAAGGGCCGCGCCCGCCTCGACGATGGCGAGGACACCGGCGAGGTGCTGGTCATGCGCGGCACCGTCAAGGACCTGAACGGCAAGCCGGTCGCCGGCGCGATCGTCGACGTCTGGCACGCCAACACCAAGGGCGGCTATTCAGGCTTCGACCCGTCGCAGAAGCCCTATAACAACCGCCGCCGCATCGAGACCGGGGCCGACGGCAGCTATGTCTTCCGCAGCGTCGTCCCCTCGGGCTATTCGGTTCCGCCGCAGGGCAGCACCGATCGCCTGCTCCAGTCGGTCGGCCGCCATGGCAACCGTCCGGCGCACATCCACTTCTTCGTGTCGGCGCCGGGCTATCGCCATCTGACCACCCAGATCAACATCGACGGCGATCCCTATCTGCACGACGACTTCGCCTTCGCGACCCACAACGACCTGATCCCCGAGGTCGTCCGCCAGGAGGACCCGGAGCAGATCCGCGCCGAGCAGCTCAACGGGCCGTTCAGCCAAATCGACTTCGACTTCACCCTGCAGAAGGCGGCCGACGCGGCCGAAGCCGAGCTGATGGCCCGCAGCCGGGCTCCGGCGCCCGCCGGCGCCTGA
- a CDS encoding 3-oxoadipate enol-lactonase (TIGRFAM: 3-oxoadipate enol-lactonase~PFAM: alpha/beta hydrolase fold), with protein MTDQGFASVGDGCRIAWRLDGPADAPVLMLSNSLGTTMDMWLPQLPVLTERFRVLRYDQRGHGASDAPAGGYSLDRLGRDAVELLDALGLETVDYCGLSLGGMTGQWLGVHAPDRFRRIVLANTAAYMGPPSGWQARIGVVLDKGMAAIASAVLERWFTPEFLPGSPEVKATVEAWLLATSPVGYAGCCAAIRDMDLRPVIGLIRTPTLVIIGGRDPATPPAQGEEIVAAIPGARGVTFDAAHLSNIEQPEKFAAALLDFLA; from the coding sequence ATGACCGACCAGGGATTCGCCAGCGTTGGCGACGGCTGCCGCATCGCCTGGCGGCTCGACGGGCCCGCGGATGCCCCCGTGCTGATGCTCTCCAACTCGCTGGGCACCACGATGGACATGTGGCTGCCGCAGCTTCCCGTGCTGACGGAACGCTTCCGCGTGCTGCGCTACGACCAGCGCGGCCATGGCGCCTCGGACGCGCCGGCCGGCGGCTACAGCCTCGACCGGCTGGGCCGCGACGCGGTCGAGCTGCTCGACGCGCTGGGGCTGGAGACGGTCGACTATTGCGGCCTGTCGCTCGGCGGCATGACCGGCCAATGGCTGGGCGTCCACGCGCCCGATCGCTTCCGGCGCATCGTCCTCGCCAACACGGCCGCCTATATGGGCCCGCCCTCGGGCTGGCAGGCGCGGATCGGCGTGGTGCTCGACAAGGGCATGGCGGCGATCGCCTCTGCGGTGCTCGAACGCTGGTTCACGCCCGAATTCCTGCCCGGATCGCCCGAGGTGAAGGCGACGGTCGAGGCCTGGCTGCTCGCCACCAGCCCGGTCGGCTATGCCGGCTGCTGCGCCGCGATCCGCGACATGGACCTGCGCCCCGTCATCGGCCTGATCCGCACGCCGACGCTGGTGATCATCGGCGGCCGCGACCCCGCCACCCCGCCCGCCCAGGGCGAGGAGATCGTCGCCGCGATCCCGGGCGCCAGGGGCGTGACCTTCGACGCCGCGCATCTGTCCAATATCGAGCAGCCGGAGAAATTCGCGGCGGCCCTGCTGGACTTCCTCGCCTGA